ATGTCTCGGGGCTGTCGACCGAGCAACGGCGCGGCGTCGGCATGGCGTACATCCCCGAAGATCGCCACCACGACGGGCTCGTGCTCTCGATGCCGCTCCGCGAGAACGCCGCACTCGGCCATCACTCCCGGCCCCCGGTCAAGCGCGGGCCATGGTTCAGCCGGTCGGGCGCGGCGGCGGTCGCCGAGCGGGTCATCGCACGATTCGACGTTCGCGGCGGCGGGCCGATGACCCTCGCGTCGGCCTTGTCGGGCGGCAACCAGCAGAAGTTCATCGTCGGACGCGAGCTCGGCTCCGATCCGCGCGTGCTCATTGCGGCGCATCCGACCCGTGGTGTCGACATCGGCGCGCAATCGGCGGTGTGGGCCGAACTCATCGAGGCGCGTGACCGCGGGCTCGGCACGCTGCTCATCTCGGCCGACCTCGACGAGTTGCTCGCCCTCTCCGACCGATTGCTCGTGTTCTATCGCGGCACGATCGTGGGTGAACTCGACCCTCGCGCGACCGACGCGGAGACCCTCGGCGAATACATGACCGGCGTGCGCAGCGACCGCATCGCGGCGCCGATCGACGGGAAGGCGGCCGAATGATCCGGCGCATCGTGCTCACCCTCGGCGGCCCGGTCGTGTCGGTGCTGCTCGCCCTGCTCGTGACGACGCTCTTCCTCAGCCTCAGCGGCTACTCCGCGGCATCCGCCTACGAGGTCATGTGGAACTACGGCATCGAGCCGGCCTCGCTCGTGTCGGCACTGAACAACGCGGTGCCGCTCTACATCGCGGGGGTCGCCGCCGCGTTCGCCCTGCGGATGGGGCTCTTCAACATCGGCATCGATGGCCAGTACCGCGTCGCCGCGCTCGCGGGTGCCGTCGCGGCCGCGCAGCTCCCGTTCGATCTCGCCGTGCGGCTGCCGCTCTCGCTGCTGGTCGGCTGCGTGACCGGCGCACTCTGGGCGCTCGTGCCCGCGCTGCTCAAGGTGTACCGCGGCGTGAACGAGGTCATCACCTCGATCCTCATGAACGCGATCGCGACGACCGTGGTGGCCATCCTGCTGGCGGACGTCTTCCGTGCAGGCGGCGGTCAGGACACGGGCACCGCGATCATCGACGAGAACGGCGCGATGCCGGTGCTCGTCGACCTCGGCATCGGCAATCGCACCGCGATCTCGGGTTTCCTCGTCGTCGCGATCGTGCTCGGCGTGCTGTTCTACCTGGTGCAGTACCGCACGGTGTTCGGTTTCACGCTGCAGGTCGCCGCACGTTCTCCCGAGGCTGCGGAGTCCGCCGGCATCAGGGTGAAGCGCCGCATCATCTGGGCGATGGTCGGCTCGGGCGCGATCGCGGGCCTCATCGGCCTGCCGCACGTGCTCGGCACGGCGCACCGCTTCGACGGCACCCTGCCGATCGACCTCATGGTCACGGGACTCGCGGCCGCGCTCCTCGGCAGGATGCACCCGATCGGCATGGCCTTCGGCGCGTTCCTGCTCGCCTTCGTCGAGCGCAGCTCACAAGTGCTCGGCCTGGTGCAGCTGCCGACCGAGGTCGGGTCGGTGTTCATGGCGGTGATCCTCCTGAGCTCGGCGATCGGCTACTGGTTCACCGAGAAGGCCGACCAGCGCATCGCGCTCTGGCGGGCGATCAAGGCGAGACGACGGATCCCGCTCGCCGCCGATGATGCGGGGGCCGCACGATGACCGACACCATCACGCAGGCTGCAGCGCGCCCGTCGCCGACGAGACTCGCCCCCGGACGGGCGGCGCTTCGCACCGGGCTCCGCTGGACGCTGCTCGGATTCGGGCTCATCGTCATCGCCCAGTACGTCGCCGATGCCCCGGGAATCGCGGCCTCCTCCACCTGGGGATCCGCGCTGCGCCTCACGGTGCCGATCGCCGTCGTGGCGATGGGCGGCCTCTACTCCGAGCGCGCGGGCATCATCAACGTCGGCCTCGAGGGCATGATGATCGGCGGCACCTGGATGGCGGGCCTGTTCGGCTGGTTCTGGGGGCCCTGGGCCGCGCTCGGCGGCGGCATCGTCGGCGGGCTGATCTTCGGACTGCTCATGGCGCTGCTCTGCATCGAGATGGGGCTCAACCAGCTCATCGTCGGCGTCTCGATCAACGTCATCGCGGCGGCGCTCGCCCGCTTCATGGCCGACATCGTCTTCAACGGGGTCGACGGCGGCACCATCGCGCACTCGCCGAGAATCGGCGGGTCCCTTCCGACGATCGGCATTCCGTTCCTCTCGGGCGGATACGGCACGTTCGACCTCACTCGTGTCATGGAGGCGTCGGGCCTGCCGGTCGTCGCGCAGCTCGGCGGTATCGTCGGCGGCCTCACTCGCGACGTGTCGATCACCGCCGTCATCGGGCTGCTGCTGATTCCGGCCACCGCGTACGTGCTGTGGCGCACCCCTTTCGGGCTCCGGTGGCGCGCGGCGGGCGAACGGCCGGCGGCGCTCCAGGCGCTCGGCGGCGACGTGCACCGCACACGCTGGCTCGCCGTGCTCATCGGCAGCGGCATGGCAGGCTTCGCCGGCGGATACCTCGTGCTGATCTCGCAGGGCTATGTCGAGCACCAGACGGCCGGCCGCGGCTTCATCGGACTCGCGACGCTCATCTTCGGCAACTGGATGCCATCGGGCGTGTTCCTCGGGTCATCGCTGTTCGGCTTCAGCGACGCGGTCGGGCTCGGCCGGCCCGCGACGTTCCGGGCGCTCCTGTTCATCCTCGCGATCGTCTTCGTGGTGGTCGGCATGACCCGCATCATGAAGGGCGAGCGGCGCGGCGGCATCGCCCCGCTCGTGCTGGGCGTCGTGCTCGTGCTCGTCTTCCTGTTCGTGCCGCTGCCGAGCGGCCTCGCCACGGCCGCGCCGTACCTCGTGACGCTCGCGGTGCTCGTCGTCGCCGGTGTCACCATGCGTCCGCCCGCTGCGCTCGGCCACGTGTTCCCACGAAAGAACGCGCGGTCGTGAGGTCTCGGGTGCTCGCGAACGTCGAGCTGTGGGATGGCGAGTCCGCCCAGGGGCCGCGCACGATCGAGTGGAGTGGCGGCGGCGGCCGCGACGATTCGATCGTCGCCGTGCGGCCGAGCGACGCCGCCGAGGCACCCGCCTTCGCCGTCATCCCCGGTCTCATCGACACGCACGTGCACCTCATCGGCCACGCCGGCGAGGGGCGCGTCGACTTCCTCACGTGGCCGCTCACCACGCGACCCGAGGAACAGGTGCTGCACGGGCTCGCGCACGCGCGGCAAGCGGCCCGAGGCGGCGTTACGACCCTGCGTGACCTCTCCGCCGATGACATCCAGTTCTCGCTCGCCGGGGCGCTCGACGCCGGCATCGTCGAGGGACCGCGCGTGCTCGCGCACGGCATGGTGAGCATGACCGCGGGCCACGGTGACCTGTTCGTGCCGCCTGCCGTCGCGGCGCGCAAGCCCGTCGCCGACGGCGTCGACGAGTGCCGCAAGCTCGTGCGCCAGTGGGCACGGGCGGGCGCCGACGGCGTGAAGATCGCCACGAGCGGCGGCGTGCTGTCGGTCGGCGACAAGAGCTCGTGGCGCAACCACACGCGGGCCGAGATCGCGGCGATCGTCGACGAGGCGCACGCGCTCGGCATGCTCGTGGCCGCGCACGCCCACACCGAGGAGGGCATCGGCATCGCCCTCGACGAGGGCGTCGACTCGATCGAGCACGGCACGCTCGTTTCGCGCGCCCAAGCCGAGCGCATCGCCGCTCGAGGCGTGAGCATCGCGCCCACCCTGCTCATCAACGACCGGATCGCCGCGGGCGAGTTCGGCGTGACACCCGAACAGGCGGCGAAGGCGAGTGAGCTCGTCGCCGAGCGCGATGCGCTCATGCGCTCGGCGGCCGATGCCGGCGTCGACTTCGTGCTCGGCACCGATGCCAATGGCCATCACGTCGGCTTCGGCGACCAGATGGCGGAGGTGCGCGCGATGGCCTCGACGCTGGGATGGACCGCCGAGCGTGCCCTGCAGGCGGCGACCACGCGGGCCGCCCGAGCGATCGGCCGAGCCGATTCCCTCGGCCGGGTGCGTGAGGGGTTCGCTGCGGACTTCGTCGTCGTGCGGGGCCGGCCGTGGCGCGACATCCGTGACCTCGACACTTCCGGCATCGTCGCGGTCGTCTCGCGAGGGCGCGTGGTCGCGGGCACGCTGCCCTGACCGTTCGACGTCGCCCGCGCGCCTGCTTTCAGTTCCGCACAACGCGAGCCGCGGCATCCGCTCGCCGACTGTGGCGACCTGCCAATGATGGAACATCGACCACGAATCGGACATACAGTCGTGGACTATGCATATGTTCTTCCGCACGCTGCTCCACGTGCTGTTCCTCTCGCGCCGCAAGCACGATCTCGGGCACTACGAGATCGCGCGCACGAACTTCATCACCCTGCCGACCGACCTCGACATCAACCGCCACATGAACAACGGCGTGTACTTCTCGATCATGGATGTCGCGCGCTTCGACATGCTCGTGCGCAACGGGGTCTGGCGCATCATGCGCGAGAAGGGCTGGTACCCCGTCGTCGCGAGCGAGACGATCACGTTCCGCAAGTCGCTGAACCTCTGGCAGCGGTTCACGATCGAGTCGCGCATCCTCGGCTTCGACGAGAAGGCCGTCTATGTCGAGCAGCGCTTCGTGCGGCCGGGCGCCGACGGCGTGCCCGAGGTCTTCGCCCAGGGCTTCATCCGCGGGCGGTTCCTGCGCAAATCGGGCGGCATCGTGCCGGTGCCCGAGCTCATCGAGGCGTTCGGCACCGTCGAGGGCGAGGGCCTGCCCGAGTGGATCGAGCGATGGGGAGCGGATGTCGCGCTGCCCGCGACGCGCGCCGAGGCGCCGTCGGTCTGGCACTGAGCGGCCGAGGCGTGGCTACGCGAGCCGACTGCATCGCGCTCAGCGCCGAGCAGCGTCGGGCACGTTGAGATCGCGGTAGTGCTCCGAGAACGCCGGGTAGTAGTGATCCCATTCGGGCAGGGCCGCGCCCGAGCGGGCGGCGCTGAGGCGGTCGAGGTAGTAGTCCCAGCCGGGGCCGATGCTCGGGGCATCCGCTGCACTGTTCAATCGCTGGCCGAGCGTGAGCGTCGTCATGCCGCCGCCCTCGAGGAGGTGGCAGAAGACGCGCCACGCGTTGTCGCCCGAACCGGCATCGGCGGTGAAGCGATACGGCGGCGTGCACTCGAGGATGCTCACGTTCTCCCACTCGGCGTCGGGCTCGGCCGACATGATGAAGCGCACGCCACCCGTGGCGGGGCTGCCGGTGTAGGTGCCGATCCACGACTGCATCGCGGTGGGATTCGTGAGGCTGTACCAGACGTCGACGATCGGCGCATGGAACAAGCGGTCGAACTGCAGGTACAGGCCGTTAGGCTTCAACGCATAGTGTCCGGTCGGCTTCGCGATCATCTTCGACCCCCGCTCGTCGTGCTCTTCAGGCTAATGCGGTCGGCCTGCTTTCACTAGAGCTTCACGCGAGCGATCGGGCTCATTAGAGTGGCGCCATGGGTTGCGGGAGGGCGTGTCGCCGCTCCTGATCAGACCCGAGCGAGGCGGGGGAGAATGCAGATACCGAAGCCATCGGATGCCGCCAAGGAGCGGTTCACGTCGTCGATGCCCGATGACCCGCGCGTCGTCGTGAAGCCCATGTTCGGCAACCTCGGCGCGTTCGTGAACGGCAACATGTTCGCGGGTCTCTTCGGCGATCGCATCGGCGTGCGAGTGCTCGACGAGGGGGTTCGCACCGAGCTGGAGTCGACCGAGGGCGCCGGACCGTTCGGGCCCGAGGAGCGGCCCATGGGCGGCTACGTCTCCGTGCCCGAAGCATGGGATCGCGAGCCCGAACGCCTCACGGAGTGGGTGGAGCGAGCGTTCGACGAGGTCGCGCAGCTGCCGCCGAAGGCGCCGAAGTCCAAGCGCTGACGGGCGCCGGCGGGCCAGCCCGCGTTGATCCGCGCTGAGTGCGGGCGGCCCGTCGTGCCCCGTTCCTGGGAGCCCGGTGATCTGCTTCTCATCCCGGAGGCGTCGAGCGACTGCCCAAGAACACTTCGGTCACCCGCTTGGCCAAGTCATCTTCGGTCATCGTGGTGTCAGCCTCGATGGCATGCAGTTCGAGACGCTTCGTTTCCTCGTAGAGACGTTTCACGAAGGCTTGGTCGCGTTCAGCGATGTTGCGGCCGGCTCGCTCCGGATCACTGGTCTTCCAGATGAACCCTTCGCCGGGCGTGGCCCGACTCTGGATTGCGGTCCGGCGGAACTCGGGTGTGGGGAGGAGCCAAACCGCGTGACTGGACACGGAAAGTAGCGGCTTCACGAGGTGTGGCAACAGTCGGAAGCCCTCGACGATGACACAGGGTTCCGGTGGCAGGCGAAGGAGGTCTTCGATGATCAGCCCGAAGCCCTCACCGCGAAACCAGTGGAAGGTCTCGAGCATGGTTTCCGGAGGCCGGTTCACCCATCGCTCGTCCATATCCATGGCCATGAACTGCTGCAGGAACGGGGTTTCTTCGGGTGTGGTCCGGCGGGCGTGCTCCGACATCATGTCGTCGGTCGCGTAGAGACGCCACCCGTACTGATTCGCCAAACGGCGAGCAATCGTCGACTTGCCGGCACCACTTCCGCCACCGATCCAGTAGACACGCCGCAGCTGTTCACGCAACGCTGCGGCGTCGGCAGCCGCTTCATATCGTTCGGATCGCATCCTTCTCCTGTCTGGCTTCACCACACGACGTTAGTGCCGTCGATCTGTCCCGATTCGGCCGCTGGCTGACCGCGGCGGCGTAGGTGGCCCAGTCGCCTGCGGAACTCGCTGACGCTCTCGCGCACAGGCTCGAGCTCGCGATATGCAGGGGATTCCGCATCAGAGGCGCCGATGCGGGGCTATGACCGCGAATCCCCTGCAGTTCAGTTCCTGCCGCGGTGCGTCAGCCGAGGTCGCCCTCGAGCACGGCCATCGCCGCGTTGTGGCCGCCGATGCCGCTCACGCCGCCGCCGCGTACGGCGCCCGCGCCGCAGACGAGGATCCGCGGATGCCGCGTCGCCACGCCCCATCGCTCGGCGGGCGTGTCGAGCGGCGCGCCGTCTTCGGCCCACGGCCAGGAGAGCGGGCCGTGGAAGATGTTGCCGCCCGGCATGCGCAATGCCTCCTCGAGGTCGAGGGTGGTCTTCGTCTCGATGCAGGGGCGGCCGGCGGCATCCGTCGCGATCACGTCTTCGATGGGTTCGGCGAGCACGGAGTTGAGCGAAGCGAGCACCGCCGCCTGCAACTGCGACCGCAGCTCGTCGTTGGTGAAGCGCTCGAGCAGTCGATGGGGCGCGTGCAGCCCGAACACGGTGAGGGTATGCGCGCCCGAGGCCGCGAGCTCGGGCGAGAGGATCGACGGGTCGCTCAACGTGTGGCAGTAGATCTCGCACGGCAGCGGCGAAGGGATCGAACCGCGCGCAGCAGCCGTGTAGGCGGCGTCGAGCTGCGACTCGAGCTCGTTGATGTGAAACGTGCCGGCGAACGCGACCTCGGGAGCAATCCTCGGGTCGCGTAAGCGCGGCAGTCGCGTGAGCAGCAGGTTGACCTTCACCTGTGCGCCTTCGGGCTCGGCGGCGAGCCGAAGCCGCTCGCGGACGACGGGCGGGACGTCGATCTTCGTGTCGGGCGTGAACGGCGGCTGGTCACGAGGTGCGATCGAGCCGGATGCCTCGCGAGCCTCGCGTGCTGCGTGCGCCGCGGCATCCGCTGCTCCGGCGCCGAGCAGCCGGTCGAGCACGGCCGGTGCGACGTTCGAGAGCAGGGTGCCCGCGGTCGCCTCGAGTTCGGCGCCTTGGAGGCGATACCGCACTCGGCCGCCCGGATCGACGGCGAGCACCTCGGCGCCCGTCGCGAGTTCGGCGCCGGCCTCTCGGGCGGCCCGGGCGAGCTCGCCGCTGACGGCGCCCCATGCCGCCGACGGGCACGTCCCAATCGCCGGTGCCGCCGCCGACCACGTGATACAGGAAGCACCGGTTGGCGTCGAGCGCCGGATCGTCGAGGCTCGTGAACGTGCCGATGAGGCCGTCGGTCGCGACGACGCCGCGCACGAGGTCGCTCTCGAATCGCGCCTCGATCGCTTCGCCGAGCGGGCGCTCGACGAACTCGCGCCACACCCGATCGTCGCCGATGAGGGCGCGCGCCTCGGCGCGAGTGGGCAACGGCTCGGTGAGGGTCGGAAAGAGGCGCTCGGCGACGTGG
The Agromyces albus DNA segment above includes these coding regions:
- a CDS encoding ABC transporter permease — its product is MIRRIVLTLGGPVVSVLLALLVTTLFLSLSGYSAASAYEVMWNYGIEPASLVSALNNAVPLYIAGVAAAFALRMGLFNIGIDGQYRVAALAGAVAAAQLPFDLAVRLPLSLLVGCVTGALWALVPALLKVYRGVNEVITSILMNAIATTVVAILLADVFRAGGGQDTGTAIIDENGAMPVLVDLGIGNRTAISGFLVVAIVLGVLFYLVQYRTVFGFTLQVAARSPEAAESAGIRVKRRIIWAMVGSGAIAGLIGLPHVLGTAHRFDGTLPIDLMVTGLAAALLGRMHPIGMAFGAFLLAFVERSSQVLGLVQLPTEVGSVFMAVILLSSAIGYWFTEKADQRIALWRAIKARRRIPLAADDAGAAR
- a CDS encoding ABC transporter permease, yielding MTDTITQAAARPSPTRLAPGRAALRTGLRWTLLGFGLIVIAQYVADAPGIAASSTWGSALRLTVPIAVVAMGGLYSERAGIINVGLEGMMIGGTWMAGLFGWFWGPWAALGGGIVGGLIFGLLMALLCIEMGLNQLIVGVSINVIAAALARFMADIVFNGVDGGTIAHSPRIGGSLPTIGIPFLSGGYGTFDLTRVMEASGLPVVAQLGGIVGGLTRDVSITAVIGLLLIPATAYVLWRTPFGLRWRAAGERPAALQALGGDVHRTRWLAVLIGSGMAGFAGGYLVLISQGYVEHQTAGRGFIGLATLIFGNWMPSGVFLGSSLFGFSDAVGLGRPATFRALLFILAIVFVVVGMTRIMKGERRGGIAPLVLGVVLVLVFLFVPLPSGLATAAPYLVTLAVLVVAGVTMRPPAALGHVFPRKNARS
- a CDS encoding TfoX/Sxy family protein — translated: MQIPKPSDAAKERFTSSMPDDPRVVVKPMFGNLGAFVNGNMFAGLFGDRIGVRVLDEGVRTELESTEGAGPFGPEERPMGGYVSVPEAWDREPERLTEWVERAFDEVAQLPPKAPKSKR
- a CDS encoding SRPBCC domain-containing protein; this encodes MKPNGLYLQFDRLFHAPIVDVWYSLTNPTAMQSWIGTYTGSPATGGVRFIMSAEPDAEWENVSILECTPPYRFTADAGSGDNAWRVFCHLLEGGGMTTLTLGQRLNSAADAPSIGPGWDYYLDRLSAARSGAALPEWDHYYPAFSEHYRDLNVPDAARR
- a CDS encoding acyl-CoA thioesterase; the encoded protein is MFFRTLLHVLFLSRRKHDLGHYEIARTNFITLPTDLDINRHMNNGVYFSIMDVARFDMLVRNGVWRIMREKGWYPVVASETITFRKSLNLWQRFTIESRILGFDEKAVYVEQRFVRPGADGVPEVFAQGFIRGRFLRKSGGIVPVPELIEAFGTVEGEGLPEWIERWGADVALPATRAEAPSVWH
- a CDS encoding amidohydrolase family protein, coding for MRSRVLANVELWDGESAQGPRTIEWSGGGGRDDSIVAVRPSDAAEAPAFAVIPGLIDTHVHLIGHAGEGRVDFLTWPLTTRPEEQVLHGLAHARQAARGGVTTLRDLSADDIQFSLAGALDAGIVEGPRVLAHGMVSMTAGHGDLFVPPAVAARKPVADGVDECRKLVRQWARAGADGVKIATSGGVLSVGDKSSWRNHTRAEIAAIVDEAHALGMLVAAHAHTEEGIGIALDEGVDSIEHGTLVSRAQAERIAARGVSIAPTLLINDRIAAGEFGVTPEQAAKASELVAERDALMRSAADAGVDFVLGTDANGHHVGFGDQMAEVRAMASTLGWTAERALQAATTRAARAIGRADSLGRVREGFAADFVVVRGRPWRDIRDLDTSGIVAVVSRGRVVAGTLP
- a CDS encoding shikimate kinase, with product MRSERYEAAADAAALREQLRRVYWIGGGSGAGKSTIARRLANQYGWRLYATDDMMSEHARRTTPEETPFLQQFMAMDMDERWVNRPPETMLETFHWFRGEGFGLIIEDLLRLPPEPCVIVEGFRLLPHLVKPLLSVSSHAVWLLPTPEFRRTAIQSRATPGEGFIWKTSDPERAGRNIAERDQAFVKRLYEETKRLELHAIEADTTMTEDDLAKRVTEVFLGSRSTPPG